One stretch of Meriones unguiculatus strain TT.TT164.6M chromosome 7, Bangor_MerUng_6.1, whole genome shotgun sequence DNA includes these proteins:
- the Ankle1 gene encoding ankyrin repeat and LEM domain-containing protein 1 isoform X1, which produces MAGATRLSLQLLEALREEEPRAVEELLHLGADPNLVLDGGVAAVHLAARAGHPRALHCLRMLLRRGADPNARSSEALTPMHVAAAWGCREALELLLSWGGDPTLRDQDGLRPLAWALQQGHHNCAHLLRELDTSTRTGKETPGPTVSPGVSRQPCVSWDSELRMCRAEPLVAAVDKAAELQNPEAARSLDCSSDASFITAVEDPPQPWCPAGIRGLVADPWLSCGAVETGEEAPSCQLQALKLTTEATDVLSLPGDRDLRASYPHSLVSPMSDLQLLQALRALGQSPGPVTPFTRGHYLRRLQEAQASPAVAGHSPELSKALKTGHIPDCQADEAALSQHFEQPAPSRRWQGGITKSSFTYLLLDPRLTQGLPARASSLTLVESLQCFVRAIFYVGKGTRARPDTHLWEALAYRDQPGKQACPKVRRILDIWDSGRGVISLHCFQHVVAVEAFTREACLLDALGRDLACTAVVGIQTLTNQKQGHYYGVVAHWSPPRRRRLGVYLLQRALLIFLAEGERELRPQDIQVRG; this is translated from the exons ATGGCGGGTGCTACCCGTTTGTCCTTGCAGCTGCTGGAGGCACTTCGCGAGGAGGAGCCACG GGCCGTGGAGGAGCTGCTGCACCTCGGGGCGGACCCCAACCTGGTGCTGGACGGAGGCGTGGCGGCGGTGCACCTGGCGGCCAGAGCAGGCCACCCGCGCGCCCTGCATTGCCTCCGGATGCTGCTGCGCCGGGGCGCCGACCCCAATGCTCG GTCTTCCGAGGCGCTGACGCCCATGCACGTTGCAGCCGCATGGGGCTGTCGAGAAGCCCTGGAGCTGCTGCTGAGTTGGGGGGGCGACCCCACTCTTCGAGACCAG GATGGGCTACGACCCCTGGCCTGGGCACTGCAGCAGGGACACCACAACTGTGCACACTTGCTGCGGGAGCTGGACACGTCCACCCGAACGGGGAAGGAGACCCCTGGTCCCACAG TGTCTCCTGGAGTCTCTCGGCAGCCATGTGTGTCCTGGGACTCGGAGCTTCGCATGTGCAGAGCTGAACCATTGGTGGCTGCAGTGGACAAGGCTGCAGAGCTCCAGAACCCTGAGGCTGCCAGGAGCCTGGACTGCAGTAGTGATGCCTCCTTCATCACTGCGGTGGAGGACCCTCCACAGCCCTGGTGCCCTGCGGGGATTCGAGGGCTGGTGGCCGACCCATGGCTGTCCTGTGGGGCTGTAGAGACTGGGGAGGAGGCACCTAGCTGCCAGCTTCAGGCCCTGAAGTTGACCACAGAGGCCACTGACGTCCTTTCCCTACCAGGTGACAGGGACCTACGGGCCTCATACCCCCACAGCCTGGTGTCCCCCATGTCTGACCTGCAGCTGCTCCAGGCCCTTCGAGCACTGGGCCAAAGCCCTGGCCCTGTCACACCTTTCACTAGAGGACATTACCTGCGGAGGCTGCAggaagcccaggctagccctg CTGTTGCAGGGCACAGCCCAGAACTGTCCAAGGCACTGAAGACAGGCCACATCCCGGACTGCCAGGCAGATGAGGCTGCCTTGTCTCAGCACTTTGAGCAGCCAGCTCCCTCAAGAAGGTGGCAGGGAGGCATTACAAAGTCCAGTTTTACATATCTTCTTCTGGACCCCAG GCTGACACAAGGCCTGCCTGCCCgagcctcctccctcacactgGTCGAGAGTCTGCAGTGTTTTGTGCGAGCCATCTTCTATGTGGGCAAGGGGACCCGTGCTCGGCCAGATACCCACCTCTGGGAAGCCCTGGCCTACCGGGATCAGCCAGGGAAACAG GCCTGCCCCAAGGTCCGTAGGATCTTAGACATCTGGGACAGTGGGCGCGGTGTCATCTCCCTGCACTGCTTCCAGCATGTGGTGGCTGTGGAGGCCTTTACACGGGAGGCTTGTCTGCTGGATGCGCTCGGTAGGGATCTAGCTTGTACAGCTGTGGTTG GGATTCAGACACTGACCAACCAGAAACAAGGCCACTACTACGGAGTTGTTGCCCATTGGTCACCCCCACGGCGTCGACGTCTGGGAGTGTACCTGCTGCAGCGTGCTCTGCTAATCTTCCTGGCTGAGGGAGAACGAGAGCTGCGGCCTCAGGACATCCAGGTCCGAGGCTGA
- the Ankle1 gene encoding ankyrin repeat and LEM domain-containing protein 1 isoform X2 has protein sequence MAGATRLSLQLLEALREEEPRAVEELLHLGADPNLVLDGGVAAVHLAARAGHPRALHCLRMLLRRGADPNARSSEALTPMHVAAAWGCREALELLLSWGGDPTLRDQDGLRPLAWALQQGHHNCAHLLRELDTSTRTGKETPGPTVSPGVSRQPCVSWDSELRMCRAEPLVAAVDKAAELQNPEAARSLDCSSDASFITAVEDPPQPWCPAGIRGLVADPWLSCGAVETGEEAPSCQLQALKLTTEATDVLSLPGDRDLRASYPHSLVSPMSDLQLLQALRALGQSPGPVTPFTRGHYLRRLQEAQASPAVAGHSPELSKALKTGHIPDCQADEAALSQHFEQPAPSRRWQGGITKSSFTYLLLDPRLTQGLPARASSLTLVESLQCFVRAIFYVGKGTRARPDTHLWEALAYRDQPGKQACPKVRRILDIWDSGRGVISLHCFQHVVAVEAFTREACLLDALGIQTLTNQKQGHYYGVVAHWSPPRRRRLGVYLLQRALLIFLAEGERELRPQDIQVRG, from the exons ATGGCGGGTGCTACCCGTTTGTCCTTGCAGCTGCTGGAGGCACTTCGCGAGGAGGAGCCACG GGCCGTGGAGGAGCTGCTGCACCTCGGGGCGGACCCCAACCTGGTGCTGGACGGAGGCGTGGCGGCGGTGCACCTGGCGGCCAGAGCAGGCCACCCGCGCGCCCTGCATTGCCTCCGGATGCTGCTGCGCCGGGGCGCCGACCCCAATGCTCG GTCTTCCGAGGCGCTGACGCCCATGCACGTTGCAGCCGCATGGGGCTGTCGAGAAGCCCTGGAGCTGCTGCTGAGTTGGGGGGGCGACCCCACTCTTCGAGACCAG GATGGGCTACGACCCCTGGCCTGGGCACTGCAGCAGGGACACCACAACTGTGCACACTTGCTGCGGGAGCTGGACACGTCCACCCGAACGGGGAAGGAGACCCCTGGTCCCACAG TGTCTCCTGGAGTCTCTCGGCAGCCATGTGTGTCCTGGGACTCGGAGCTTCGCATGTGCAGAGCTGAACCATTGGTGGCTGCAGTGGACAAGGCTGCAGAGCTCCAGAACCCTGAGGCTGCCAGGAGCCTGGACTGCAGTAGTGATGCCTCCTTCATCACTGCGGTGGAGGACCCTCCACAGCCCTGGTGCCCTGCGGGGATTCGAGGGCTGGTGGCCGACCCATGGCTGTCCTGTGGGGCTGTAGAGACTGGGGAGGAGGCACCTAGCTGCCAGCTTCAGGCCCTGAAGTTGACCACAGAGGCCACTGACGTCCTTTCCCTACCAGGTGACAGGGACCTACGGGCCTCATACCCCCACAGCCTGGTGTCCCCCATGTCTGACCTGCAGCTGCTCCAGGCCCTTCGAGCACTGGGCCAAAGCCCTGGCCCTGTCACACCTTTCACTAGAGGACATTACCTGCGGAGGCTGCAggaagcccaggctagccctg CTGTTGCAGGGCACAGCCCAGAACTGTCCAAGGCACTGAAGACAGGCCACATCCCGGACTGCCAGGCAGATGAGGCTGCCTTGTCTCAGCACTTTGAGCAGCCAGCTCCCTCAAGAAGGTGGCAGGGAGGCATTACAAAGTCCAGTTTTACATATCTTCTTCTGGACCCCAG GCTGACACAAGGCCTGCCTGCCCgagcctcctccctcacactgGTCGAGAGTCTGCAGTGTTTTGTGCGAGCCATCTTCTATGTGGGCAAGGGGACCCGTGCTCGGCCAGATACCCACCTCTGGGAAGCCCTGGCCTACCGGGATCAGCCAGGGAAACAG GCCTGCCCCAAGGTCCGTAGGATCTTAGACATCTGGGACAGTGGGCGCGGTGTCATCTCCCTGCACTGCTTCCAGCATGTGGTGGCTGTGGAGGCCTTTACACGGGAGGCTTGTCTGCTGGATGCGCTCG GGATTCAGACACTGACCAACCAGAAACAAGGCCACTACTACGGAGTTGTTGCCCATTGGTCACCCCCACGGCGTCGACGTCTGGGAGTGTACCTGCTGCAGCGTGCTCTGCTAATCTTCCTGGCTGAGGGAGAACGAGAGCTGCGGCCTCAGGACATCCAGGTCCGAGGCTGA